The proteins below are encoded in one region of Ostrinia nubilalis chromosome 3, ilOstNubi1.1, whole genome shotgun sequence:
- the LOC135087802 gene encoding 5'-AMP-activated protein kinase subunit gamma-2-like has protein sequence MDPILENESATSDTPSKYGKKHKHKKKKNQLEPQKESQTVIGEKKKFVVTTLSTSEEKEVPSSNVAASNIHTVHFGTRGVESQRPHVRSIFKDRADSSRPSSTERETVDTKEYETFHGTSSSPRSSIFDIFRLRRKSDAKKQQIKPPKPNEVQESSKEEPAVSDSKKDDSHKKYYHTVTGASSRKYSPITRVMDIFKGKPHANPTTTEPVKKKIPKSGRRSSIETTSPTYHKNSYASLDPTQAKQLFREVRGLPKYDPYLSIVQISLGGRDKTRLLLNFFKYHKCYEILPKSAKVIIFDTQFLVRKTFPTLISHGIRSAPLWDENKKLLVGMITVTDFIRILLHLEAENISVEELEKHTLHNWRKILRPTRKPLCSAGPDQSLHEAINLLHKNRVHRLLMIDPQSGDVLYILSHKRILRFLFVYLNEFPELTFFHKTIADLKIGTYDDIVSVTENTTIKTAFQLLLEKDISALPILDENGILIDVYAKYEVLNLVSEKLYSNLSLTIGEIRNKKKDWEEKIQKCRSSITLYEALEVIVRTESHRLLLVNKEDKLMGIVSLSDILVYLNRVIPTEKKVSSLQEIFRPLEENKVAESPRETENEVISIEVPSLNTVNENSVPEAIESTTNNENDETCVSNNDGVADATPSDDNDANVNCDVTSSDEPAIVQTINEDEGNPVEAVNK, from the coding sequence ATGGATCCCATTTTAGAAAATGAATCCGCTACGTCGGATACACCCAGCAAGTATGGGAAGAAACATAAACACAAGAAAAAGAAGAATCAGCTGGAACCACAAAAAGAAAGCCAGACCGTTATTGGTGAAAAGAAGAAATTCGTTGTAACAACATTATCTACATCAGAAGAAAAGGAAGTTCCTTCCAGTAATGTAGCTGcaagtaatattcatactgtACATTTCGGTACACGTGGTGTAGAGTCACAACGACCTCATGTAAGATCAATTTTTAAGGATCGAGCAGATAGCTCTCGTCCTTCAAGTACTGAGAGAGAAACGGTTGATACAAAAGAGTATGAAACCTTTCATGGTACATCATCTAGTCCACGTAGTTCTATTTTTGATATATTTCGTTTAAGAAGAAAGAGTGATGCTAAGAAGCAACAAATTAAACCACCTAAACCTAATGAAGTGCAAGAATCGTCCAAAGAAGAACCAGCGGTGTCAGATTCCAAAAAAGATGAttctcataaaaaatattaccatACGGTAACTGGAGCATCTTCTAGAAAGTACAGTCCAATCACTCGAGTTATGGATATATTTAAAGGCAAACCTCATGCAAACCCTACTACTACGGAACCAGTGAAAAAGAAAATACCAAAATCCGGTCGTCGTTCTTCAATAGAAACCACTTCACCTACTTATCACAAGAATTCCTATGCTTCATTAGATCCTACGCAAGCTAAGCAATTATTTAGAGAAGTCAGAGGTCTGCCAAAGTATGATCCCTATCTATCAATTGTGCAGATATCTTTGGGCGGAAGAGATAAAACACGgttattattaaactttttcaaaTACCATAAATGCTATGAAATTTTGCCTAAGTCTGCAAAAGTAATTATATTCGATACACAGTTTCTTGTTAGGAAAACATTTCCTACATTGATATCACATGGTATCCGTTCTGCACCACTTTgggatgaaaataaaaaattactagTTGGAATGATTACTGTAACTGATTTCATAAGAATCTTATTACATCTCGAGGCAGAAAATATATCTGTGGAGGAATTGGAAAAACATACACTTCATAATTGGAGGAAAATTTTAAGACCGACAAGAAAACCTTTGTGCAGTGCAGGTCCAGATCAATCATTGCATGAAgctattaatttattacacaAGAATCGTGTTCATCGACTTTTGATGATAGATCCTCAGTCGGGAgatgttttatacatattatcACATAAAAGAATACTGAGGTTTCTGTTTGTGTATCTAAATGAATTTCCCGAGCTAACGTTTTTCCATAAAACAATAGcggatttaaaaatcgggacttACGATGATATTGTTTCTGTAACAGAGAATACGACCATCAAAACAGCTTTTCAGCTGCTGTTGGAAAAAGATATATCTGCTCTACCAATTTTGGATGAGAATGGTATACTTATTGATGTGTACGCAAAATATGAAGTTTTAAATCTAGTAAGTGAAAAATTATATTCAAATTTGTCACTGACCATAGGGGAAATAAGGAATAAAAAGAAAGACTGGGAAgagaaaatacaaaaatgtcGTTCAAGCATTACGTTATATGAGGCCTTAGAAGTTATAGTTAGAACTGAGAGTCATCGATTATTGTTAGTTAATAAGGAAGATAAATTAATGGGGATTGTTTCACTATCagatattttagtatatttgaATAGAGTAATTCCTACAGAGAAAAAAGTATCGTCACTTCAAGAAATATTTAGACCATTAGAAGAAAACAAAGTAGCAGAGTCACCGAGGGAGACAGAGAATGAAGTTATATCAATTGAAGTTCCAAGTTTAAACACAGTAAACGAAAACAGTGTTCCTGAGGCTATAGAAAGTACCACAAATAATGAAAATGATGAAACTTGTGTGTCGAATAATGATGGTGTTGCTGATGCAACACCATCTGATGATAACGACGCAAATGTTAATTGTGATGTTACTTCTAGTGATGAGCCCGCCATAGTTCAAACTATAAATGAAGACGAAGGTAATCCCGTCGAAGCTGTGAATAAGTAG